In Paenibacillus guangzhouensis, a single window of DNA contains:
- a CDS encoding Ger(x)C family spore germination C-terminal domain-containing protein yields MKVDVAVRGNDPKFKLKIGIHGYVDEITGNLTKDEMISLAERKIRDEVKSTFEKGVQHKTDLYSLRNDFYHKNFKEWKRKKEGQLLQLTPDSLESVEVNVELEHAGMNRLHRSQASN; encoded by the coding sequence ATGAAAGTTGATGTAGCTGTACGAGGAAATGATCCGAAATTTAAACTGAAAATCGGTATCCACGGCTACGTAGATGAAATAACGGGTAACTTGACGAAAGATGAAATGATCTCGTTAGCTGAACGGAAAATACGTGATGAAGTGAAGAGTACCTTTGAAAAAGGAGTTCAGCATAAGACGGATCTATACTCGTTGCGGAACGACTTCTATCATAAAAATTTTAAGGAATGGAAAAGAAAAAAAGAGGGGCAATTGTTGCAATTAACGCCAGACTCGCTTGAATCGGTCGAGGTCAACGTTGAACTTGAACATGCTGGGATGAATCGATTGCACCGTTCGCAAGCTAGTAACTGA
- a CDS encoding cache domain-containing sensor histidine kinase, with translation MRSWQALKQHIHDLKFQTKIKLSFLLISMIPVIVLGGFVFQETRSLLISQSKSDLQATLHQSALTLNGQLDVYNKLMNFLSFNQEIINAANHTYTTTYEMYDQLTNVIDQNFYIARYLNTGVEQITLYTGTNLHQHGNTVRPLEEIQGKAWYPFVMKSVDVLWYAENKDIISVRRIINTKQRNPKDNVLYARINYDTLFKPFEPLQAQGSEILVTDASGRPIYASPGMKGYIPPTDAGMTMDKLQWHGTNYTVLQSDVPNSGWRVMLCKPTSVITSSAWWIISTVIIMIIACIAAVAIAGSLFSRKFIHRIEQLRNNMRTVEQGSLEVTVSSHSKDEIGDLIRGFGNMVDQTKMLIDKVYVEEIARKESEMKALQAQINPHFLYNALSIINWRAIRIRASDISGMAQLLSTYYRTTLNKGKNMTLVSDELLNVQSYIEIQLNMHSNSFEVDYSIDDAICTYQMPNLLLQPLVENAILHGIENREEGGGKLILSGCMEDDCIVFHVEDNGVGIPPDRLSHLLETQAKGYGLKNVNDRAKLMYGPEYGLTIHSVEGEGTQVMLRIPLKEQNR, from the coding sequence ATGCGTTCGTGGCAAGCCCTTAAGCAGCACATTCATGACTTAAAGTTTCAGACCAAGATTAAGCTTTCTTTTCTTCTCATCAGTATGATTCCGGTTATTGTGCTTGGGGGGTTCGTCTTTCAAGAGACCCGGTCACTCCTGATTAGCCAGTCCAAATCGGATTTGCAGGCGACGCTGCATCAGAGTGCCTTAACATTAAATGGTCAGCTCGACGTCTACAACAAACTGATGAACTTCCTCAGCTTTAATCAGGAAATTATCAATGCCGCGAACCATACGTATACGACGACATACGAAATGTACGATCAATTAACCAATGTCATCGATCAGAACTTCTATATCGCGCGTTATCTGAATACAGGCGTCGAACAAATCACGCTATACACGGGAACGAACCTGCATCAGCACGGGAATACGGTTAGGCCACTGGAAGAAATCCAGGGAAAAGCCTGGTATCCGTTCGTCATGAAGTCCGTCGATGTGCTATGGTACGCTGAAAACAAAGATATCATCAGCGTTCGCCGTATCATTAATACGAAACAGCGGAATCCGAAGGACAATGTCCTGTATGCGCGGATCAATTATGATACGCTGTTCAAGCCGTTCGAGCCATTGCAGGCGCAAGGTTCGGAGATCCTCGTAACGGACGCTAGCGGTCGGCCAATCTATGCATCGCCTGGCATGAAGGGATATATCCCGCCCACGGACGCAGGCATGACGATGGACAAGCTGCAGTGGCATGGGACGAATTACACCGTCTTGCAATCGGATGTTCCTAACTCGGGATGGCGCGTGATGTTGTGCAAGCCGACAAGCGTGATTACAAGCTCAGCTTGGTGGATCATATCCACCGTGATCATCATGATCATCGCGTGTATTGCCGCCGTCGCTATTGCCGGCAGCCTGTTCTCCCGGAAGTTCATACACCGGATTGAACAGCTGCGCAATAATATGCGCACAGTCGAGCAGGGATCGCTGGAGGTCACCGTATCCAGTCACTCCAAGGATGAAATCGGTGACTTGATCCGTGGCTTCGGTAACATGGTTGATCAGACCAAGATGTTAATCGATAAGGTGTACGTCGAGGAGATTGCTCGCAAAGAATCCGAGATGAAGGCGCTGCAGGCGCAGATTAATCCGCATTTCTTGTACAATGCGCTATCAATCATCAATTGGCGCGCGATCCGTATTCGCGCCTCGGACATAAGCGGCATGGCGCAGCTGCTCTCGACGTATTATCGAACCACGCTGAACAAAGGGAAGAACATGACGCTAGTCTCGGATGAGCTGCTCAATGTCCAATCGTACATTGAGATCCAGCTGAATATGCACAGCAACAGCTTTGAGGTTGATTACAGCATCGATGATGCGATTTGCACCTATCAGATGCCGAACCTGCTGCTGCAGCCGCTCGTCGAGAACGCGATCCTGCATGGCATCGAGAACCGCGAAGAAGGCGGCGGCAAACTTATTCTCTCCGGCTGTATGGAGGACGACTGCATCGTCTTCCATGTCGAAGACAACGGTGTGGGCATCCCGCCGGATCGTCTGTCGCACCTGCTCGAGACCCAAGCCAAAGGCTACGGGCTCAAGAATGTGAACGATCGGGCGAAGCTGATGTACGGGCCGGAATATGGGCTCACGATTCATAGCGTGGAGGGTGAAGGTACGCAGGTTATGCTTCGGATCCCGTTAAAAGAACAAAACAGATAA
- a CDS encoding response regulator encodes MLSILIVDDHLEEREGITFLIEELGFPLQLHVAENGRKALQCLEQHAIDILFTDVRMPIMDGLQLTKEALRLYPKLKVILFSGFAEFEYAKTALSLGVSDYLLKPIHIDAFQSTLEKVIRDVTNLRQEEAASQKKQSYARKHVLFSLMNGIGNPSPYSELSIGLPSHYHRMMLLELDKNFFEHAGAEFEDFLLDQLDAPADYLNLNACQSLLLFPEQPQPSQHTNATLAQRLHNSILEAYGVNCYLAMTEGVTPIQDLAQLLPPLEELMEYRFFLPDTYIFDAENDLYFTEQMNPDHTDSYLVDQIRHNLREGDLFSLRTNTEILYQKYVRQVQFSQLYVKYMFATIYQEIMMHVAPKSEMELQSAVESLYKAEDLRDMKDIIVEGIVQLEQQQPEHVPALNRDVEAVKQYIDAHFADDLSLELLAAKVYLSPHYLSSIFKKQTGCGLNKYMKNVRMQKAKDMLTNTHLKISQICTAVGYHNISYFCQNFRDFYGHTPEKYRQFNQKSPEQREEQHAFVASP; translated from the coding sequence ATGTTAAGCATATTGATCGTGGACGATCACTTGGAGGAACGAGAAGGGATTACCTTTTTAATCGAAGAACTCGGATTCCCCCTCCAATTGCATGTCGCCGAAAACGGCCGCAAGGCGCTTCAATGTCTGGAGCAGCATGCGATCGATATTCTGTTCACGGATGTACGCATGCCGATCATGGACGGATTGCAGCTGACGAAGGAAGCGCTGCGTCTGTATCCGAAGTTGAAAGTCATTCTATTCAGCGGGTTCGCTGAATTCGAATATGCCAAGACCGCCCTCTCGCTCGGCGTCTCGGATTATTTGCTCAAGCCGATTCATATCGATGCTTTTCAGAGTACACTGGAGAAGGTCATTCGCGATGTGACGAACTTGCGGCAAGAGGAAGCCGCTTCGCAGAAGAAGCAATCCTACGCCAGGAAGCATGTTCTCTTCTCGCTCATGAACGGCATCGGTAATCCTTCACCCTATTCCGAACTGTCGATTGGCTTACCAAGCCATTATCATCGCATGATGCTGCTTGAGCTGGATAAGAATTTTTTCGAACATGCGGGTGCGGAATTCGAGGATTTCTTGCTTGACCAGCTCGATGCGCCAGCCGACTATCTCAACCTGAATGCATGCCAGAGTCTGTTGTTATTCCCTGAGCAACCACAGCCTTCGCAGCATACGAATGCGACGCTCGCACAACGACTGCATAACAGTATATTGGAAGCGTATGGCGTCAACTGCTACCTAGCGATGACGGAAGGCGTCACGCCAATTCAAGATTTAGCTCAGCTGCTGCCTCCGCTCGAGGAATTGATGGAGTACCGGTTTTTCCTGCCAGACACGTATATTTTCGATGCGGAGAACGACTTGTATTTCACCGAGCAGATGAACCCGGACCATACGGACAGCTATCTCGTTGATCAAATTCGCCATAACTTGCGTGAGGGTGATCTATTCAGTCTGCGCACCAATACGGAAATCCTCTATCAGAAATATGTGCGACAGGTTCAATTCTCGCAATTATATGTCAAATACATGTTCGCGACGATCTACCAAGAGATTATGATGCACGTCGCGCCGAAGTCGGAGATGGAGCTGCAGTCGGCCGTCGAGAGCCTCTACAAAGCGGAAGATCTGCGGGATATGAAGGATATTATTGTCGAAGGAATTGTTCAGCTTGAACAGCAGCAGCCGGAACATGTACCTGCTCTCAACCGGGATGTCGAAGCCGTTAAGCAATATATTGATGCCCATTTTGCCGACGATCTTAGTCTGGAGCTGCTCGCGGCCAAGGTGTATCTATCTCCGCACTACCTCAGTTCGATTTTCAAAAAACAGACGGGCTGCGGACTCAACAAATACATGAAGAACGTTCGGATGCAAAAAGCGAAAGATATGCTGACGAATACGCATCTCAAAATCTCACAGATCTGTACCGCCGTGGGCTATCACAACATCTCGTACTTCTGCCAGAACTTCAGGGATTTCTATGGTCACACGCCGGAGAAATATCGCCAGTTCAACCAGAAATCGCCGGAGCAGCGGGAGGAACAGCATGCGTTCGTGGCAAGCCCTTAA
- a CDS encoding extracellular solute-binding protein encodes MTVKFRRKCSILMAALLAVAVVGCSSGESGAPNTATSAKMDDPKWKEAITTPFGAYPETVTYSVGQMATNFSQLAGSPYAKDNATNNVWTRYFKDKLNVQNTSKFEANDGTDYNQKVSMAIVSGDIPDIMVVPDYSTLQQLYENDLIADLTDVYNNAASDRIKEIYDSYGGRVLDSAKFDGKLMALPTTEISHGPGILWLRKDWMDKLGLQEPKTLADVEHIVSEFVAKDPGGNGAGKTVGLVVDNENVAGISGGQYSFNNIFALYGAYPKQWMDDGKGNAVYGSIQPAMKPALTKLSEMYKKGLIDRQFAVRTGDDRKALLTSGKSGSFLDNWWGSWIVADSLKLNKDAKWVSYVAPQSEDGSLTMFTGNPSSSFLVVRKGFEHPELAAKIVSLQYDYQRYQEKDEKTLKEFSDYNSMNVAGSPIVINIDYYDAFYRNVGIMRDALETGDTSKLVSNQDINAYNSYKGYIDSIKKGDKPDPNAWAGYTASITTASLVEKSNIKEVNPLFFGSTPSMALKWPTLTKMELEMYLKIITGEQTPDDFDKFVESWNKTGGELITKEVNEAIAAK; translated from the coding sequence ATGACAGTGAAATTCAGACGTAAATGTTCCATCCTAATGGCAGCGCTGTTGGCGGTTGCAGTGGTTGGCTGTTCGAGTGGCGAAAGTGGTGCGCCGAATACGGCAACAAGCGCCAAGATGGATGATCCAAAGTGGAAAGAGGCAATCACAACGCCTTTTGGCGCATATCCAGAGACCGTAACGTATTCCGTAGGTCAGATGGCGACGAACTTCTCGCAGCTTGCGGGATCGCCGTACGCGAAAGACAACGCCACGAACAATGTATGGACAAGATATTTCAAGGATAAGCTCAATGTTCAGAATACATCGAAGTTCGAAGCGAATGATGGTACAGACTACAACCAGAAAGTGTCGATGGCCATCGTCAGCGGAGATATTCCAGATATTATGGTCGTGCCAGATTACTCTACCTTGCAGCAGTTATATGAAAATGACCTGATCGCAGATCTGACGGATGTTTACAACAACGCAGCGAGTGATCGGATCAAAGAAATCTATGATTCTTACGGCGGCCGTGTCCTCGATAGTGCTAAATTCGATGGCAAGCTGATGGCATTGCCAACAACGGAAATCTCGCATGGACCTGGGATTCTCTGGCTGCGCAAAGACTGGATGGACAAGCTGGGGCTGCAAGAGCCGAAGACATTAGCGGATGTCGAGCACATCGTATCGGAATTTGTTGCGAAAGATCCAGGCGGCAACGGTGCTGGCAAGACGGTAGGTCTTGTTGTAGACAATGAGAATGTTGCAGGGATCTCTGGCGGTCAATATTCCTTCAATAATATTTTTGCACTATATGGGGCTTACCCAAAACAGTGGATGGATGATGGCAAAGGCAATGCGGTCTACGGATCGATTCAGCCTGCGATGAAGCCGGCACTCACGAAACTGTCTGAAATGTACAAAAAAGGCTTGATCGATCGTCAATTCGCGGTACGTACGGGTGATGATCGCAAAGCGTTGCTCACGAGCGGCAAGAGTGGTTCCTTCCTGGACAACTGGTGGGGAAGCTGGATCGTGGCAGACTCGCTCAAACTGAATAAAGACGCGAAATGGGTATCCTATGTCGCACCGCAATCCGAAGACGGTTCGCTCACGATGTTCACAGGCAACCCATCCAGCAGCTTCCTCGTGGTACGCAAAGGCTTCGAGCATCCAGAATTGGCAGCGAAAATTGTAAGTCTTCAATATGACTACCAACGTTACCAAGAGAAAGACGAGAAAACGCTCAAGGAATTCTCCGATTATAATTCGATGAACGTTGCAGGTTCACCAATTGTGATCAATATCGACTATTACGACGCATTTTACCGCAATGTGGGCATTATGCGTGACGCGCTAGAGACGGGAGACACCAGCAAATTGGTGAGCAACCAAGATATTAATGCTTACAACTCCTATAAAGGCTACATTGATAGTATCAAAAAAGGAGATAAACCAGATCCAAATGCCTGGGCTGGATATACAGCAAGTATCACGACCGCTAGCTTAGTTGAGAAATCGAATATTAAAGAAGTGAATCCTCTCTTCTTCGGAAGCACGCCGTCCATGGCATTGAAATGGCCGACGCTCACCAAAATGGAACTTGAAATGTACCTGAAGATCATTACAGGGGAACAGACACCGGATGACTTTGATAAATTCGTCGAGAGCTGGAATAAGACAGGCGGCGAATTAATTACGAAGGAAGTCAACGAAGCGATTGCGGCGAAATGA
- a CDS encoding ABC transporter permease: MKNKKDQTAFHFMLAPSMIFLIIFSFIPMFGIVMAFQNYIPAKGITGSSWVGLDNFKFMLQIPDSKQIFANTIIIAVWKIIVGTIVSIVFALLLNEIRVRFAKRFMQTVVYLPNFLSWAILATVVMNIFSYEGPVNAVLSWFGIDPVLFMASNTWFRPMLVLTDVWKGFGYGSIIYLASLTAIDPGLYEAASIDGANRFKKLWYVTLPGLMPTILLVTTLNLPNVLNAGFDQIFNLYNPLVYQTADIIDTYVYRVGLVERQYSLGTTVGLLRSVVGIILILSANKLAQKLTDYRIF; the protein is encoded by the coding sequence ATGAAAAATAAAAAAGATCAGACGGCGTTCCATTTCATGCTGGCGCCTAGCATGATATTTCTCATCATATTTTCGTTCATTCCGATGTTCGGTATTGTGATGGCTTTTCAGAACTATATCCCGGCGAAGGGGATTACAGGTTCGTCTTGGGTGGGGCTGGACAACTTCAAGTTCATGCTCCAAATCCCGGACAGCAAACAAATTTTCGCGAATACGATCATCATCGCGGTGTGGAAGATCATTGTCGGCACGATTGTGTCGATCGTGTTCGCGTTACTTCTCAATGAAATTCGCGTACGGTTCGCGAAGCGGTTCATGCAGACGGTGGTCTATCTACCGAACTTCTTGTCATGGGCGATTCTCGCGACCGTCGTGATGAATATTTTCTCTTATGAAGGTCCGGTGAATGCGGTCCTAAGCTGGTTCGGCATTGATCCTGTCTTGTTCATGGCCAGCAACACATGGTTCAGACCGATGCTCGTCTTGACGGATGTCTGGAAGGGCTTCGGCTACGGTTCGATTATTTATTTGGCATCCCTAACAGCGATTGATCCGGGATTGTATGAGGCGGCTTCGATTGATGGCGCGAACCGATTCAAGAAACTGTGGTACGTTACGTTACCCGGTCTGATGCCAACGATCCTGCTCGTTACGACGCTCAATCTGCCGAACGTACTCAATGCCGGATTCGATCAAATCTTCAATCTGTATAATCCGCTGGTTTACCAGACGGCCGATATCATCGATACGTATGTCTATCGGGTGGGTCTTGTGGAAAGACAATATAGCTTAGGTACGACCGTGGGTCTATTGCGATCCGTTGTCGGCATCATCTTGATTCTTTCCGCGAACAAATTGGCTCAGAAGCTTACAGATTATCGTATTTTTTAG
- a CDS encoding carbohydrate ABC transporter permease, with protein MYAHTVKSRIADVIIWVLLLAFTLSCLIPLVNLVAISFSDNAAASANMVSIFPVNPTFSSYEKLLSDTQFWRSFMISVERVVLGLLVNMVLMILTAYPLSKSSKQFRGQKIYMNLVIFAMLFSGGLIPTFMVVKELHLLDSIWALILPGAVPIGNVILLMNAFRAVPKSLEEAAKIDGASQWRILARIYLPVVKPTLATVALFTIVGHWNDYFGALVYISKTMNYPLQTYIQQLSVEVQNITDPEKLMELAKISNKTLNAAKIVVSTLPLLLIYPFMQKYFVSGIVVGSVKE; from the coding sequence ATTTACGCACATACCGTCAAGAGCCGCATCGCGGATGTTATCATCTGGGTACTGCTGCTGGCTTTTACGTTGTCCTGTCTTATTCCTTTAGTCAACTTAGTCGCGATTTCCTTCAGTGACAATGCGGCGGCTTCCGCCAATATGGTTAGTATTTTTCCGGTGAATCCGACATTCAGCTCGTATGAGAAGCTGCTCTCGGATACCCAATTCTGGCGTTCCTTCATGATCTCGGTGGAACGGGTTGTCTTAGGTTTGCTCGTGAATATGGTCTTGATGATTCTCACAGCCTATCCGTTGTCGAAGAGCTCGAAGCAATTCCGCGGCCAGAAAATTTATATGAATCTCGTCATTTTCGCGATGTTATTCTCGGGTGGCTTGATTCCGACGTTCATGGTGGTAAAGGAGCTTCATCTCTTGGACTCCATCTGGGCGCTCATCCTGCCTGGGGCGGTGCCGATCGGGAATGTCATCTTGCTGATGAACGCCTTCCGCGCCGTACCGAAATCGCTGGAAGAAGCGGCGAAGATCGATGGGGCTTCCCAGTGGCGAATTCTTGCCCGCATCTATCTGCCGGTCGTGAAGCCCACGCTGGCGACGGTTGCGTTGTTTACGATCGTTGGGCATTGGAATGACTATTTCGGCGCTTTGGTGTATATCAGCAAGACGATGAACTACCCGCTTCAGACGTATATTCAGCAATTGAGCGTAGAAGTTCAGAACATCACGGATCCTGAGAAACTGATGGAACTTGCGAAAATCTCGAATAAGACGCTGAACGCGGCGAAGATCGTCGTCTCGACATTGCCGCTGCTGCTCATTTATCCGTTCATGCAGAAATATTTCGTATCCGGAATCGTCGTAGGTTCCGTGAAAGAATAA
- a CDS encoding glycoside hydrolase family 13 protein — protein sequence MKKTWWKEAVAYQVYPRSFMDSNGDGIGDLQGMISKLDYIKELGIDVIWICPMYKSPNDDNGYDISDYQDIMDEFGTMADFDQLLAEVHKRGMKLIIDLVINHTSDEHPWFIESRSSKDNPKRDWYIWRDGKNGQEPNNWESIFSGPAWEYDKATDQYYMHIFSTKQPDLNWRNPEVRQSLYQMMNWWLDKGIDGFRVDAISHINKEDGLRDMDNPNNLKYVPSYDKHMNVPGIQAYLEELKQETLAKYDVMTVGEANGVRSDNIEDIIDWVGEDKGKFNMIFQFEHLGLWNVTSEGSRLNILGLKKTLTKWQKTLEGIGWNALFIENHDQPRRVSTWGNDKEYWYESATALATMYFLMQGTPFIYQGQEIGMTNVQFATIEEYDDVAVHNMYRLQREAGVPHEEIMKSIWVTSRDNSRTPMQWSAEENAGFTTGKPWIGVNANYTQINVADQMKDKGSILHFYKKMIQLKKAHELFTYGAYELVLPEHPSVFAYTRTMDGEQALIVTNLSEEAVELSAEEFSLEGTTLSLANYSEGENAFTLRPYEARVYHKTL from the coding sequence ATGAAAAAAACATGGTGGAAAGAAGCGGTAGCCTATCAGGTATACCCGAGAAGCTTCATGGATTCGAACGGCGACGGGATCGGCGATTTGCAAGGGATGATCTCGAAGCTCGATTATATTAAGGAGCTTGGCATTGATGTCATCTGGATTTGTCCGATGTACAAGTCGCCGAATGACGATAACGGCTATGATATTAGCGACTATCAAGACATCATGGACGAGTTCGGCACGATGGCCGATTTCGATCAGCTCCTTGCAGAAGTACACAAGCGCGGCATGAAGCTGATCATCGACCTAGTCATTAACCATACGAGCGACGAACACCCATGGTTCATCGAGTCCCGTTCCTCGAAGGATAATCCGAAGCGGGATTGGTATATCTGGAGAGACGGAAAGAACGGGCAAGAGCCTAACAACTGGGAGAGTATCTTCAGCGGCCCGGCATGGGAGTATGACAAAGCGACGGATCAATATTACATGCATATTTTCTCGACGAAGCAGCCTGATCTGAATTGGCGTAATCCTGAAGTGCGTCAGTCGCTCTATCAGATGATGAACTGGTGGCTCGACAAAGGCATTGACGGGTTCCGCGTCGATGCGATCAGCCATATCAACAAAGAAGATGGACTTCGCGACATGGATAACCCGAACAACCTGAAATATGTGCCGTCGTATGACAAGCACATGAATGTTCCGGGCATTCAGGCGTATCTAGAGGAGCTGAAGCAGGAGACGCTCGCGAAATACGACGTGATGACGGTCGGTGAAGCGAACGGCGTGCGAAGCGATAACATCGAAGATATTATCGATTGGGTTGGCGAGGACAAAGGAAAGTTCAATATGATCTTCCAATTCGAGCACCTCGGCTTATGGAATGTGACAAGTGAAGGCAGCCGCCTCAATATACTAGGTCTTAAGAAGACGTTAACGAAATGGCAGAAGACGCTTGAAGGCATAGGCTGGAACGCGTTGTTCATCGAAAATCATGATCAGCCGCGCCGCGTCTCGACGTGGGGGAATGACAAGGAATACTGGTACGAGAGCGCAACGGCGCTGGCAACCATGTACTTCTTGATGCAAGGAACGCCGTTCATCTATCAAGGGCAAGAAATCGGCATGACGAACGTGCAATTCGCGACGATTGAAGAGTACGACGATGTCGCCGTCCATAATATGTATCGTCTGCAGCGAGAAGCCGGTGTGCCGCACGAGGAGATTATGAAGTCGATCTGGGTGACCAGCCGCGATAACTCGAGAACGCCAATGCAATGGTCTGCTGAGGAGAATGCAGGTTTCACGACAGGGAAGCCTTGGATCGGCGTCAATGCCAATTACACGCAAATCAACGTCGCGGATCAAATGAAGGACAAAGGTTCCATCCTTCATTTCTATAAGAAAATGATTCAGCTCAAGAAAGCGCATGAGCTATTTACATATGGTGCTTATGAGCTCGTGCTGCCAGAGCACCCGTCGGTGTTCGCCTATACGCGCACAATGGATGGGGAGCAGGCGCTTATCGTAACCAATTTGTCGGAAGAAGCGGTAGAACTAAGTGCGGAGGAATTCAGCCTCGAGGGTACGACGTTATCACTTGCGAACTATTCGGAAGGCGAGAACGCGTTCACGCTGCGCCCTTATGAAGCGAGAGTCTATCACAAGACCTTGTAA